A portion of the Ignavibacteria bacterium genome contains these proteins:
- a CDS encoding HEPN domain-containing protein: MTNNELSLSYISKATKRLKILTVLKDESAFSDVVREAQEIVELVQKAILRKIGIDPPKWHDVGEIIKANFESIPKEYHNRILDLIPNAKWLRGERELSFYGDIDFIPTEEYTINDAEIAIQSANDWVTIGTILCKD, from the coding sequence ATGACCAACAACGAGCTTAGCTTAAGTTATATCTCGAAAGCAACTAAGAGATTGAAGATTTTAACTGTATTAAAAGATGAATCGGCTTTTTCAGATGTCGTCAGAGAAGCTCAAGAGATAGTTGAATTGGTTCAAAAAGCCATATTGAGAAAGATCGGTATCGATCCACCTAAATGGCATGATGTTGGTGAAATTATTAAAGCAAATTTTGAAAGTATACCAAAAGAATATCACAATAGAATTTTAGATTTAATCCCAAATGCAAAATGGTTAAGAGGAGAAAGAGAACTCTCATTTTATGGTGATATAGATTTTATCCCAACTGAAGAGTACACAATTAACGATGCAGAAATAGCAATTCAATCAGCAAACGATTGGGTAACTATTGGAACGATTTTATGTAAGGATTAA
- a CDS encoding nucleotidyltransferase domain-containing protein — protein MFNYKKSYFNFIEKLKIQTIKFYDDRLVSIILFGSVGRDKFHPESDVDILIILEDVPIGRYNRFFEFYENVYLNTEDDRIDLIKKGMNLQVSPVIKTKEEAKYGSPLFIEMVDGCKILYDRDDFFKDVLNNLEAKMKKYGSKKIEFKGGYFWRLKSDYTWGDEIKL, from the coding sequence ATGTTCAATTATAAAAAATCGTATTTTAATTTTATTGAGAAATTAAAGATTCAGACCATCAAGTTTTACGACGATCGATTGGTGAGCATTATTTTGTTCGGGTCTGTTGGTCGTGACAAATTTCATCCTGAATCAGATGTAGATATTTTAATAATACTTGAAGATGTTCCTATTGGGAGATATAATAGATTTTTTGAGTTTTATGAGAATGTTTATTTGAACACTGAAGACGACCGCATTGACCTAATTAAGAAAGGTATGAATTTGCAAGTATCTCCGGTCATTAAAACGAAGGAAGAAGCTAAATATGGAAGTCCTTTATTCATTGAAATGGTTGATGGTTGTAAAATTTTATATGACAGGGATGATTTTTTCAAAGATGTTCTTAATAATTTAGAAGCAAAAATGAAAAAATATGGAAGCAAGAAAATTGAATTTAAGGGAGGATACTTTTGGAGGTTAAAGTCTGATTACACTTGGGGAGATGAGATCAAATTATGA